ggagttacatattagattctcttcgctcccatggtatttagtaagttaacattgaaacgtatccagtgtaaagtttgaacgtaatccagctttaccttctatgttgttatgttaaccaaataagtttcatcgttgttgatatttcattgaatgttgataacataaatactaacaaaccaccggttttggatgggattacttttaacaccgcataatatgctaaaaagtaccattcaggtacgatatgaagcggagttacaaaccggttcactggtatggagttatctgggtgcgataattcaatcaaaccaaaagccgtttgtaagaaaattaaaccaattagataggatagacatttagcatcggtcattaacatatgaggatagaaggctactttaagtgcggaatcaatacctgcagggttactagaaccatttaaatgtaaatagaagatgtgtaatacaattagaatgtatacctctggatgtccgaagaaccagaatagatgttgataaagtacactatcaccagaatacatagaatcataaaaattcagtgtttacgtgtagatcaagaaggatcataactaatccaccagtaagaataggtagagtgaagactaacataagggcagtaaatatgatagcccagatatatagaatatagttcttagcaccagcattagaacccatgaagacgcaagtaccaaggaagttaatagaacttaaaatactactaattcctagtactgcaagacctccgataatccaatcagttgcctctggatttaacaccatcaagctagtacttagtggaggatacattgtccaaccaagaccactaccaaactcggaaacaaatactttgagttaacaacacagaacctaatggtactagaaaataggagatcgcgttagttcttgggaaaacgacttccgaaccaccaatatatattggtacaaagaagttaccatatcctccgtacaaagcaggcattaagaacataaagatcatagctaggccatgtatcgttattatcacattataagtagctatcgtctctgtacaaatgatccgcgatccagaactgtataactcaaatcgaataaacaaagacattatagttcctagaatactgaagatgactccggttatgagatacagacaaccaagttctttatgattgcagtacaccaccaccccactggactgcttaagacagctaaaagtgttggatttcaatatcacggtaatcatgtttgctggaagctgtagtcattataactattgatttagtataagcatagaaccaatccggtagtaagatatacgatagtagctaatctaccatataagatataagtcgcttgtggaatagcactaccaataataatcaagaagatcatactgtatacccaaataattacccatccactgactacatttcgagtcataaaatgttgtcgtatcaacattcgagtattcaaagctcgaatttcagataaagagctaagttaatgagagaggacataaatatactaacaaaccaccggttttggatgggattacttttaacaccgcataatatgctaaaaagtaccattcaggtacgatatgaagcggagttacaaaccggttcactggtatggagttatctgggtgcgataattcaatcaaaccaaaagccgtttgtaaagaaaattaaaccaattagataggatagacatttagcatcggtcattaacatatgaggatagaaggctactttaagtgcggaatcaatacctgcagggttactagaaccatttaaatgtaaatagaagatgtgtaatacaattagaatgtatacctctggatgtccgaagaaccagaatagatgttgataaagtacactatcaccagaatacatagaatcataaaattcagtgtttacgtgtagatcaagaaggatcataactaatccaccagtaagaataggtagagtgaagactaacataagggcagtaaatatgatagcccagatatatagaatatagttcttagcaccagcattagaacccatgaagacgcaagtaccaaggaagttaatagaacttaaaatactactaattcctagtactgcaagacctccgataatccaatcagttgcctctggatttaacaccatcaagctagtacttagtggaggatacattgtccaaccaagaccactaccaaactcggaacaaatactttgagttaacaacacagaacctaatggtactagaaaataggagatcgcgttagttcttgggaaaacgacttccgaaccaccaatatatattggtacaaagaagttaccatatcctccgtacaaagcaggcattaagaacataaagatcatagctaggccatgtatcgttattatcacattataagtagctatcgtctctgtacaaatgatccgcgatccagaactgtataactcaaatcgaataaacaaagacattatagttcctagaatactgaagatgactccggttatgagatacagacaaccaagttctttatgattgcagtacaccaccaccccactggactgcttaagacagctaaaagtgttggatttcaatatcctactacattaagattattccacatcggttatgttctaggcgtaatatatggattcttgttctcactcatcttaacagcgagagaaaactactactcagatgctagtctaatcagtagcatcgtacttggagttatcatctctgagacaggattatttatcagcttttctggggagtatatactacgagttggactactggtttagatcttgaaggtctttgtttaccggatccaagttctct
This DNA window, taken from Besnoitia besnoiti strain Bb-Ger1 chromosome Unknown contig00112, whole genome shotgun sequence, encodes the following:
- a CDS encoding uncharacterized protein (encoded by transcript BESB_018850) gives rise to the protein MISNRILKSNTFSCLKQSSGVVVYCNHKELGCLYLITGVIFSILGTIMSLFIRFELYSSGSRIICTETIATYNVIITIHGLAMIFMFLMPALYGGYGNFFVPIYIGGSEVVFPRTNAISYFLVPLGSVLLTQSICSEFGSGLGWTMYPPLSTSLMVLNPEATDWIIGGLAVLGISSILSSINFLGTCVFMGSNAGAKNYILYIWAIIFTALMLVFTLPILTGGLVMILLDLHVNTEFYDSMYSGDSVLYQHLFWFFGHPEFWIADHLYRDDSYL